In Pleurocapsa sp. PCC 7319, the following are encoded in one genomic region:
- a CDS encoding HD family phosphohydrolase has protein sequence MIKSWHSLIQQFEGWRQKYQHHNSLWWKNNTSNKNRSRFSRSSHLSHYRQKKTITRFRHVLLMLVLGLIALTSVVGYRFYNQPQLTVGKISPLTIEAPYSAQFEDTKTTLERRKEVQTGITPILKQDRNLTTEIKNTLASYLENVEQLRKLTEPFPFFDTKILSLPSQQYIRFCPESEFKAVLASVSENFSQQSVNPEQNLSLETRPDFNVRLQKVALELQKYRQETSETEFNTLIAQITLTRYRYSQAWKKLAQTKIARLSDKETVVLLDLTEKDWKATTTTIALAAERILTQGIPNGMPSNLLEKAVAAQLNPDIPEVTERLASNLLLAKLQPNLEEDRDATRNIAEKAARAINPVVVEIEQGETIVEEGERISQADFVLLDGFKLSQRTINWGGLRLSAIFVSFMVAIFLLIQRKIYGSLRHRDYLLLCLLGLSAPLLSVFHFPYTSLPAIGLLVSSFYAPSLAISEVVIVTGLVMFSNQSFGSPFLLAGCLGGIIAAIFAGKLRSREGMAKLGLMVGLSQAGIYLITNLIRSASPATIWSAILPDAIICGLFGIAWSIVAIGVSPYLERFFDLITPIRLAELSNPNLPLLKRLATEAPGTFQHTMFVSSLAEAAARKLNCNVELIRAGTLYHDIGKMHDPLGFIENQMGGPNKHDEIDDPWISAEIIKKHVSEGLVMARKYGLPKAIRDFIPEHQGTLLIAYFYYQAKQQAESEGTKVLESDFRYIGPIPQSRETGILMLADGCEAALRSLKEATPKQALSTVQKIFKSRWHDGQLMDSGLSYDELPFVAEVFIEVWQQFNHKRITYPKGALETTPQKNRI, from the coding sequence ATGATTAAAAGCTGGCATTCGTTAATTCAACAATTTGAGGGATGGCGACAAAAGTATCAACACCACAATAGCCTTTGGTGGAAAAATAATACGAGCAATAAAAACCGAAGTAGATTTTCTCGTAGTTCACACTTAAGCCACTACCGCCAGAAAAAGACAATTACAAGATTCAGGCATGTTTTGTTAATGCTAGTTTTGGGTCTAATTGCCCTAACCAGTGTTGTCGGCTATCGATTTTACAATCAGCCACAGTTGACTGTAGGTAAAATTTCCCCCTTAACTATTGAAGCTCCCTATTCAGCACAATTTGAAGATACAAAAACTACTCTTGAAAGACGGAAAGAAGTCCAGACAGGAATTACTCCGATTCTGAAACAAGATCGAAATTTAACTACAGAAATTAAAAATACCCTCGCAAGCTACTTAGAAAATGTTGAGCAGCTAAGAAAACTCACTGAGCCTTTTCCATTTTTTGATACTAAAATTTTATCTTTACCGAGTCAACAATATATTCGCTTTTGTCCAGAATCAGAATTCAAGGCAGTTTTAGCTTCAGTATCTGAAAATTTTAGTCAACAATCTGTTAACCCCGAACAAAACTTATCTCTAGAAACTAGACCGGATTTCAATGTTAGATTACAAAAGGTGGCTTTAGAACTACAGAAATATCGACAAGAAACATCGGAAACTGAATTTAATACTTTAATTGCTCAAATTACTCTAACTCGTTATCGATATTCTCAGGCTTGGAAAAAGTTAGCTCAAACAAAAATTGCGCGTTTAAGTGATAAGGAAACGGTTGTCTTACTTGATTTGACTGAAAAAGATTGGAAAGCAACCACAACCACAATTGCTTTGGCTGCTGAGCGCATATTAACTCAGGGTATACCTAACGGTATGCCCTCAAACCTCCTGGAAAAAGCTGTTGCTGCGCAACTCAATCCAGATATACCTGAAGTAACAGAGCGTTTAGCTAGCAACCTATTATTGGCAAAACTTCAGCCTAATCTAGAAGAAGATAGAGACGCTACAAGAAATATTGCTGAAAAAGCAGCTAGAGCGATTAACCCAGTTGTAGTTGAGATTGAACAGGGAGAAACCATTGTTGAGGAAGGAGAAAGAATTAGTCAAGCTGATTTTGTGCTTTTAGATGGTTTTAAACTTAGTCAAAGAACTATTAACTGGGGGGGATTAAGGTTATCGGCTATTTTTGTTAGCTTCATGGTAGCTATATTTTTGCTAATTCAAAGAAAAATTTACGGTTCCTTGAGACATCGAGATTATCTTTTATTGTGCTTATTAGGTTTGAGCGCTCCTCTACTAAGTGTTTTTCATTTTCCCTATACTAGTTTGCCTGCAATTGGTCTCTTGGTAAGTAGTTTCTATGCCCCTAGCTTAGCAATTAGTGAGGTCGTCATAGTCACTGGATTGGTAATGTTTAGCAATCAGTCATTTGGTTCTCCATTTTTACTGGCAGGATGTTTAGGTGGCATAATTGCCGCTATCTTTGCTGGTAAGTTACGATCGCGGGAGGGGATGGCAAAATTAGGGTTGATGGTGGGATTGTCCCAAGCTGGAATCTATTTAATTACCAATTTAATTCGTAGTGCGAGTCCTGCTACTATTTGGTCAGCGATTTTACCCGATGCCATTATTTGTGGTCTGTTTGGAATTGCCTGGAGTATCGTCGCTATTGGTGTCTCTCCTTACTTAGAAAGATTTTTTGACTTAATTACTCCCATTCGTCTTGCAGAATTATCTAACCCAAATTTACCTCTTCTCAAGCGATTAGCGACAGAGGCCCCAGGAACATTTCAACATACGATGTTTGTCTCTTCTTTGGCTGAAGCTGCTGCTAGGAAATTGAATTGTAATGTAGAGTTAATTAGGGCAGGAACTCTTTACCACGATATCGGGAAGATGCACGATCCCCTAGGATTTATCGAAAATCAAATGGGAGGACCCAATAAACACGACGAAATAGATGATCCTTGGATTAGTGCCGAAATTATCAAGAAACATGTCAGCGAAGGTTTGGTAATGGCCCGTAAGTATGGTTTACCAAAAGCAATTCGTGATTTCATTCCTGAACATCAGGGAACTTTATTGATTGCCTACTTTTACTATCAGGCAAAACAGCAAGCTGAGTCAGAAGGTACGAAGGTACTAGAATCAGATTTTCGCTATATTGGTCCAATTCCCCAGTCCAGAGAAACAGGGATATTGATGTTAGCCGATGGCTGTGAAGCTGCCTTGCGATCGCTAAAAGAAGCTACTCCGAAACAAGCTTTGTCCACTGTGCAAAAGATTTTTAAATCTCGTTGGCATGATGGTCAATTAATGGATAGTGGTCTTAGTTATGATGAACTGCCGTTTGTTGCCGAGGTTTTCATCGAAGTATGGCAGCAGTTTAACCATAAGCGCATCACCTATCCTAAAGGAGCTTTAGAAACAACCCCTCAAAAAAATAGAATTTAA
- a CDS encoding GTP-binding protein — translation MVKKTSRQDAHFNQARASLQQAISWYSGFRRHGSSPPDERLQTSVRKDLQSLQAALDKLDRNAIRISTFGLVSCGKSSLINALLKEQVVATGPLHGVTQSLTILRWNPLPDKGLNVELIDTPGLDEVAGEARAEMAREIAQKSDLILFVVAGDITKTEYEALYELRSTQKPLILVFNKVDLYPEQDRQKIYRQLQQLNSAHSMGSLEDIISPNEIVMVAAKPQQILVRVESIDGTVNTSWETPEPQIEELQKALEQILQKEGKSLLALNALVQARDAEANIAHKTIELRQEEAQQIISKYARYKAIAVAINPIIVLDLLGGLIADLALIRSLSKLYGLPITTYEAGNLLRRILASSGGLLLGEIGSSLVLGVGKSGAILTSGFESTGAFTVYLGTASLQGAIAGYGTYVIGRVAQVYLEKGCTWGEMGASTLINEILSQIEPNTIIYRLRQELLQQ, via the coding sequence GTGGTCAAGAAAACTTCGAGACAGGATGCTCATTTTAATCAAGCTCGTGCAAGCTTACAACAAGCAATTTCTTGGTATTCTGGCTTTCGTCGTCATGGTAGTTCTCCTCCAGATGAACGCTTACAAACTTCTGTCAGAAAAGATCTCCAGTCTCTACAAGCTGCATTAGATAAATTAGATCGCAATGCCATTCGTATTAGTACCTTTGGTCTAGTTAGCTGTGGCAAGTCATCATTGATCAATGCTCTTTTGAAAGAACAGGTAGTGGCAACAGGACCACTTCACGGTGTCACTCAATCTTTAACTATTTTGCGTTGGAATCCTCTACCAGATAAAGGGCTTAACGTTGAATTGATCGATACTCCCGGTTTAGATGAGGTGGCAGGAGAAGCGAGAGCTGAAATGGCACGAGAAATTGCGCAAAAGTCGGATCTGATTTTATTTGTGGTGGCAGGGGATATCACCAAGACGGAATACGAAGCTTTGTATGAATTAAGAAGTACTCAAAAGCCTTTAATTCTGGTCTTTAACAAAGTAGATCTTTATCCTGAGCAAGACCGTCAAAAAATTTATCGACAATTGCAACAACTCAATTCCGCCCACAGTATGGGCAGTTTAGAAGATATTATCTCTCCCAACGAAATTGTGATGGTAGCTGCCAAACCTCAACAAATATTGGTGAGAGTCGAATCAATAGATGGCACAGTTAACACTAGTTGGGAAACTCCAGAACCCCAAATCGAAGAATTACAAAAGGCTTTAGAGCAAATTCTGCAAAAAGAGGGTAAATCTTTACTAGCTCTAAATGCTCTGGTACAAGCTAGAGATGCCGAAGCGAATATTGCTCACAAGACAATTGAATTACGTCAGGAAGAAGCACAACAAATTATTAGTAAATATGCTCGTTATAAAGCGATCGCTGTAGCGATCAACCCAATTATCGTCTTAGATTTACTAGGTGGTTTGATAGCAGATTTAGCTTTAATTCGCTCTTTATCAAAGTTATATGGACTGCCGATTACTACTTATGAGGCGGGAAATTTATTACGACGAATTTTGGCTAGTTCTGGAGGTTTATTGCTAGGGGAAATTGGCAGTAGTTTAGTGCTAGGAGTGGGCAAAAGCGGCGCAATCTTAACTAGTGGGTTTGAAAGTACAGGAGCTTTTACAGTTTATCTAGGTACTGCTAGTTTACAAGGGGCGATCGCCGGGTATGGAACCTATGTGATTGGTCGAGTTGCTCAGGTATATTTGGAAAAAGGCTGCACTTGGGGAGAAATGGGAGCTTCGACTTTAATCAATGAAATTTTATCTCAGATAGAACCAAATACAATTATTTATCGTTTACGGCAAGAATTACTGCAACAATAA